A genome region from Bacteroides stercoris ATCC 43183 includes the following:
- the proS gene encoding proline--tRNA ligase, protein MAVELKDLTKRSENYSQWYNELVVKADLAEQSAVRGCMVIKPYGYAIWEKMQRQLDDMFKETGHVNAYFPLLIPKSFLSREAEHVEGFAKECAVVTHYRLKNDPNGGGVVVDPTAKLEEELIIRPTSETIIWNTYKNWINSYRDLPILCNQWANVFRWEMRTRLFLRTAEFLWQEGHTAHATREEAEEEAVRMLNVYSEFAEKYMAVPVVKGVKSANERFAGALNTYTIEAMMQDGKALQSGTSHFLGQNFAKAFDVQFVNKENKLEYVWATSWGVSTRLMGALIMTHSDDNGLVLPPHLAPIQVVIVPIYKNAEMLAKIDEKVAGIVAKLKAMGISVKYDNADNKRPGFKFADYEVKGVPVRLVMGGRDLENNTMEVMRRDTLEKETRSCDGIEEYVKDLLEEIQANIYKKALDYRNSRITTVDSYDEFKEKIEEGGFILAHWDGTTETEEKIKEETKATIRCIPFDSFVPGDKEPGKCMVTGKPSACRVIFARSY, encoded by the coding sequence ATGGCAGTAGAATTGAAAGACCTTACCAAACGTAGTGAGAATTATTCTCAGTGGTACAACGAGTTGGTGGTGAAGGCCGATTTGGCAGAGCAGTCGGCTGTGCGCGGATGTATGGTAATCAAGCCTTACGGATACGCAATCTGGGAGAAGATGCAGCGTCAGTTGGACGATATGTTCAAGGAAACAGGACACGTAAACGCTTATTTCCCCTTACTTATTCCGAAATCATTCCTCAGTCGTGAAGCAGAACATGTGGAAGGCTTTGCCAAAGAGTGTGCCGTAGTGACGCACTATCGTTTGAAGAACGACCCGAATGGCGGCGGCGTAGTGGTAGACCCCACTGCAAAGCTGGAAGAGGAACTTATCATTCGCCCTACTTCGGAAACTATTATTTGGAATACCTATAAGAACTGGATTAACTCTTACCGCGACCTGCCTATCCTGTGCAACCAATGGGCAAACGTATTCCGTTGGGAAATGCGTACCCGTCTGTTCTTGCGTACCGCAGAGTTCTTGTGGCAGGAAGGCCACACGGCTCACGCCACTCGCGAAGAAGCCGAAGAGGAAGCAGTGCGTATGCTGAACGTGTACAGCGAATTTGCCGAGAAATACATGGCAGTGCCCGTTGTCAAAGGTGTAAAGTCGGCCAACGAACGCTTCGCCGGCGCTCTCAACACCTATACCATTGAAGCGATGATGCAGGATGGCAAAGCTTTGCAGAGTGGTACTTCACACTTCTTGGGACAGAATTTCGCCAAAGCTTTCGACGTGCAGTTCGTAAACAAGGAAAACAAACTGGAATACGTATGGGCCACTTCTTGGGGAGTATCTACCCGCTTGATGGGTGCGCTTATCATGACACATTCCGATGACAACGGTCTGGTGCTTCCGCCGCACTTGGCTCCGATACAGGTGGTTATCGTACCTATCTACAAGAATGCCGAAATGCTTGCCAAGATTGACGAGAAGGTGGCAGGCATCGTAGCCAAACTGAAAGCGATGGGTATTTCTGTGAAGTACGACAATGCCGACAACAAACGTCCGGGCTTCAAGTTTGCCGATTACGAGGTGAAAGGTGTACCTGTCCGTCTGGTTATGGGTGGCCGCGACTTGGAGAACAATACAATGGAAGTGATGCGCCGCGATACGCTGGAGAAAGAAACCCGCTCTTGCGACGGTATCGAGGAATACGTAAAAGACCTGCTTGAGGAAATCCAGGCGAATATTTATAAGAAAGCATTGGATTATCGCAACAGCCGTATCACTACGGTGGACAGCTATGACGAGTTCAAGGAAAAAATTGAAGAAGGCGGCTTTATTTTGGCTCATTGGGACGGAACGACCGAAACCGAGGAGAAGATTAAGGAAGAGACCAAAGCCACTATCCGCTGTATTCCGTTCGATTCTTTCGTACCGGGCGACAAGGAGCCGGGCAAATGTATGGTTACGGGCAAGCCGTCTGCTTGCCGTGTGATATTTGCACGTTCCTATTAA
- a CDS encoding HK97 family phage prohead protease, whose product METMTNKYKDKMGMQYKLFSINSKDVQYSPESRTISGYAAVFGNVDKAHDILLKGCFSKSINERGPQSQANDKIILLWMHDMSEPLGFITELKEDDRGLYFEARIDEIELGDRAIKQLESGTLNQFSIGYEYVWENCEWDYEKQALIVREVKLYEISVVSIGCNGETEYLGLKSIEDYENAYKDLSGEISLLCKNMSTTKQQRLQKIIAKAMSLASFRPDGVIPAPPKGMEAGSNGKTEEKSLCNLLKLKSV is encoded by the coding sequence ATGGAAACAATGACAAATAAATACAAAGATAAGATGGGGATGCAGTATAAATTGTTCTCCATAAACTCAAAGGATGTCCAATACAGCCCCGAAAGCCGGACTATCAGCGGATACGCTGCTGTATTCGGAAACGTGGATAAGGCTCATGATATTCTATTGAAAGGTTGCTTTTCAAAAAGTATCAATGAAAGAGGGCCGCAAAGCCAGGCAAATGACAAAATTATACTCCTTTGGATGCACGACATGTCAGAGCCTTTGGGATTTATTACAGAATTGAAAGAAGATGATAGAGGGCTTTATTTTGAGGCGCGCATAGATGAGATTGAACTTGGAGATAGGGCCATAAAACAACTTGAGTCAGGCACGCTTAATCAATTCTCTATTGGCTATGAATATGTATGGGAGAATTGCGAATGGGATTACGAAAAACAAGCTCTGATTGTTAGAGAGGTTAAGCTGTATGAAATATCGGTAGTATCAATTGGCTGTAATGGAGAAACTGAGTATTTGGGGTTGAAGTCAATTGAAGACTACGAAAACGCTTATAAGGATTTAAGCGGTGAAATTTCCTTGTTATGTAAAAATATGAGTACAACCAAGCAACAGCGTTTGCAAAAAATTATAGCCAAAGCAATGTCACTTGCATCTTTTAGGCCGGACGGTGTTATACCTGCTCCACCCAAAGGGATGGAAGCCGGCAGTAATGGCAAAACGGAAGAAAAATCATTATGTAATTTATTAAAACTAAAATCGGTATGA
- a CDS encoding phage major capsid protein encodes MKLGFLELMDTSGLSEENKKFFESLDEKMGEAFEKQVKGYLADEVKLEDLRKSIKDAADSINDIKEKDFAGIDKKTFEEKVNELENAILRVKASTEVGKNGEVKIKSVYEQLHEQLKEYIAADKKGVMSLDLKSACQSAPGNKLGLNLVLEKKDAATITSGSLAPHYGLEVDPNLSVNPRAQTVIRKYANVSSTNNRALVYAEYTSKDGDAAWVPEGGLKPLMDATLTEKTITAAKVAIAAKFTEETLSDFPSFVNEVETEMVNKLGIKEEQGILSGNGSGGEIKGVASDMPAFSLSTFYVEKPNMFDALVAGYSQIVSTSEMAYRPNLVLMNPLDYASMQLAKDANGQYLRPFRYGDELIQGLRVETTTAVKQGDFIMGDFSYLNIRDLWELSITLGWENDDFRKNIVTVIAEKRLMCYIKSQYKTAFVKDTFSTVIEGITQEA; translated from the coding sequence ATGAAATTAGGATTTTTAGAACTTATGGACACATCCGGCTTGTCCGAAGAAAACAAGAAGTTTTTTGAATCTTTGGACGAAAAAATGGGAGAAGCCTTTGAAAAACAAGTGAAAGGCTATCTTGCGGATGAAGTGAAATTGGAAGATTTGCGTAAATCCATAAAGGATGCCGCTGATTCCATAAATGACATCAAGGAAAAGGATTTTGCCGGCATTGACAAAAAGACTTTTGAGGAGAAGGTTAATGAATTGGAGAATGCCATTTTACGTGTAAAGGCTTCTACCGAAGTAGGTAAAAACGGGGAGGTAAAGATTAAATCTGTTTATGAGCAGCTACACGAACAGCTCAAGGAGTATATTGCTGCGGACAAGAAGGGCGTTATGTCTCTTGATTTGAAATCGGCTTGTCAGTCGGCTCCCGGCAATAAGTTGGGATTAAATCTTGTGCTGGAAAAGAAAGACGCTGCAACTATTACTTCCGGGTCCCTTGCTCCGCATTACGGACTTGAGGTTGACCCAAATTTATCAGTCAATCCGAGAGCGCAAACCGTCATTAGAAAATATGCAAATGTATCAAGCACAAATAATAGGGCTTTGGTTTATGCGGAATATACAAGCAAGGACGGAGATGCTGCATGGGTTCCTGAAGGTGGGCTAAAGCCTTTGATGGATGCGACATTGACAGAAAAAACAATAACCGCTGCCAAAGTGGCTATTGCTGCTAAATTTACAGAGGAAACGCTGTCGGATTTTCCCAGCTTCGTCAATGAAGTTGAAACGGAAATGGTAAATAAACTTGGAATCAAAGAAGAGCAGGGAATTTTGTCAGGCAATGGCTCTGGTGGAGAAATAAAAGGCGTTGCATCGGATATGCCGGCATTCTCTCTCTCTACTTTCTATGTTGAGAAGCCAAATATGTTTGATGCTCTTGTGGCTGGATATTCGCAAATTGTATCCACCAGCGAAATGGCTTATCGTCCGAACCTTGTACTGATGAACCCATTGGATTACGCGTCCATGCAGTTGGCTAAGGATGCTAACGGTCAATATCTCCGCCCATTCCGATATGGAGATGAATTGATTCAGGGATTGCGTGTAGAAACGACCACAGCAGTAAAACAAGGAGATTTCATCATGGGTGATTTCTCATACTTGAACATTCGTGACTTGTGGGAATTGTCTATTACCTTAGGATGGGAGAATGACGATTTCCGCAAGAATATCGTGACTGTAATCGCAGAGAAGAGGCTGATGTGTTATATCAAGTCGCAATATAAGACCGCATTTGTAAAGGACACATTCTCTACTGTAATAGAAGGTATCACTCAAGAAGCATAA
- a CDS encoding DUF2442 domain-containing protein: MILLVESAEYMGKYTLLCTFNNGERRKVDLTPLLKYPAFEELKDESEFERYGVDGTVFWANGADIAPEFLYENGTPYKA; encoded by the coding sequence ATGATACTATTAGTAGAATCCGCTGAATATATGGGTAAATACACTCTTTTGTGTACGTTCAACAATGGAGAAAGAAGAAAAGTAGATTTAACGCCACTCCTGAAATATCCGGCTTTCGAGGAACTGAAAGATGAAAGCGAGTTTGAGCGTTACGGGGTTGACGGTACAGTATTTTGGGCAAACGGTGCGGACATTGCCCCTGAATTTCTTTATGAAAATGGGACACCATATAAAGCATAA
- a CDS encoding HEPN domain-containing protein, protein MDGKVTYWIEMSDYDLETADAMLLTGRYLYVGFMCHQTIEKILKAYWANRLVEVPLKIHSLSRLAERTELDKELSEEQLDFIDTLEPLNIEARYPSYKERLMKSLTKEYCIGLLSQTKELQSWIKNKL, encoded by the coding sequence ATGGATGGTAAAGTAACTTATTGGATTGAAATGTCAGATTATGACTTGGAAACAGCAGATGCGATGTTGCTTACAGGCCGTTATCTCTATGTGGGCTTCATGTGCCACCAAACGATAGAAAAAATACTCAAGGCATATTGGGCTAATCGTTTGGTGGAAGTACCTTTAAAGATACATTCGCTATCCAGATTAGCAGAGAGAACAGAATTAGATAAAGAACTATCAGAAGAACAGTTGGATTTCATTGATACACTTGAGCCACTTAATATTGAAGCCCGTTATCCCTCTTATAAAGAGAGATTGATGAAAAGTCTGACTAAGGAATATTGTATAGGACTTTTAAGCCAAACTAAAGAATTACAGTCATGGATAAAGAACAAGCTATAG
- a CDS encoding helix-turn-helix domain-containing protein, with translation MNRIKEILKEQGVTINELADKLGISRVTLSTQINGTANIVSYEKIATALNVPMWQLFASPKEIQPQSDGASITCPNCGKSIKIKVD, from the coding sequence ATGAATAGAATAAAGGAAATATTAAAAGAGCAAGGTGTTACTATAAATGAACTTGCTGATAAATTGGGAATAAGTAGGGTTACATTATCTACCCAAATAAATGGTACTGCAAACATAGTATCTTACGAAAAGATAGCCACCGCCCTAAACGTCCCCATGTGGCAACTCTTCGCATCCCCGAAAGAAATTCAGCCCCAAAGCGATGGAGCCTCTATCACGTGCCCGAACTGTGGAAAGAGTATAAAAATAAAGGTGGATTGA
- a CDS encoding DUF4160 domain-containing protein codes for MPEICRFFGIIVSLYWRDHNPPHIHFTYGNYECSISVLDRIVDGQAPAKVIAKVNQWMDLHETEILTLWEKAQKGDKLNKIEPLK; via the coding sequence ATGCCTGAAATATGTAGATTTTTTGGAATTATCGTAAGCCTTTATTGGAGAGACCACAATCCCCCTCATATTCACTTTACTTATGGTAATTATGAATGCTCCATTAGCGTCTTGGACAGAATTGTAGACGGACAAGCACCGGCAAAGGTAATTGCCAAAGTTAACCAATGGATGGATTTGCATGAAACGGAAATCCTTACTTTGTGGGAAAAGGCTCAAAAAGGGGATAAACTGAATAAAATAGAACCTTTAAAATAG
- a CDS encoding type II toxin-antitoxin system Phd/YefM family antitoxin produces the protein MRTANYSELRNNLKHYLDGVINDSEPLLVHRAGNESVVVISLDEYNSIKETEYIMKSPATMEAIRKGEEDIKNGNCVSQHEGESMSDFLNRVVCTK, from the coding sequence ATGAGAACAGCCAACTATTCAGAACTAAGAAACAACCTTAAACACTATCTCGATGGTGTGATAAATGACAGTGAGCCATTGCTGGTGCACCGTGCCGGCAATGAAAGCGTTGTTGTCATATCTTTAGATGAATATAACTCTATTAAAGAAACTGAATATATAATGAAATCTCCGGCAACGATGGAAGCTATCAGAAAAGGGGAAGAAGATATTAAGAATGGAAATTGCGTTTCTCAACATGAGGGAGAAAGTATGTCAGACTTTTTAAATCGGGTTGTATGTACAAAATAA
- a CDS encoding transposase family protein: MKPAQLLRAILPDVLIDNFDIVNFDKSADRFDIYLDEKKVQLKEDKINPDIISYGFGEYRTIQDYPIRGRATYLHVRKRKWLDKSSNEIFSYDWDLSEFDGTRLNSEFVSFLKEGD, from the coding sequence ATGAAACCCGCACAACTCCTTCGTGCCATCCTTCCGGATGTGCTTATAGACAACTTTGATATTGTCAATTTCGACAAGAGTGCTGACCGTTTTGATATTTATCTTGATGAAAAAAAAGTTCAACTAAAAGAAGATAAGATCAATCCGGATATCATATCCTATGGTTTTGGTGAGTATCGTACAATCCAAGACTATCCTATTCGTGGTCGCGCCACTTATCTCCATGTTCGTAAACGTAAATGGCTTGACAAATCTTCCAATGAAATCTTCAGTTATGACTGGGATTTATCCGAATTTGACGGTACACGGCTCAATTCTGAGTTCGTCTCTTTTTTAAAAGAAGGAGATTGA
- a CDS encoding transposase, which translates to MSISVLAERYGVKGQTLRKQYKEKISDYRNWDQLEHAHDYLLYPENIGEKLSLDETCLSNGDVYTILTNKAAKGRKGALVAIVRGVATDAVSGILRRLPHRKRLSVKTVTTDLSSAMMLTVRKVFPAAKLINDRFHVQQLMSEAVDQLRIRYRWKVLDAENQAIREHRQKKKETKSKAERERIGKWEPERMENGETLSQIVSRSKHIILKHWSKWNEQQKTRAAILFDKFPKLLEGYSLSMKLTDIFNKKSGLDEARLNLARWYNEVEKFDYMEFNKVLDTFSNHSTTIINYFEERLTNASAESFNAKIKAFRSQLRGVADLKFFMFRLARLYA; encoded by the coding sequence GTGAGCATCAGTGTGCTTGCGGAACGTTATGGCGTAAAAGGGCAGACTCTTCGTAAACAATACAAGGAGAAAATCAGTGATTACCGGAACTGGGATCAGCTCGAACATGCGCATGACTATCTCCTTTATCCTGAAAATATTGGAGAAAAGCTTTCTTTGGATGAAACTTGCCTGAGCAATGGAGATGTTTATACGATTCTGACCAATAAAGCAGCTAAAGGTCGTAAGGGTGCTTTAGTTGCAATAGTTCGTGGAGTGGCCACAGATGCGGTAAGCGGAATCTTGCGCAGGCTTCCGCACCGGAAACGGCTGTCTGTCAAGACTGTCACTACAGATTTATCTTCAGCCATGATGCTGACAGTCAGAAAGGTGTTTCCTGCCGCAAAGCTGATCAATGACCGTTTTCATGTACAGCAGCTCATGTCTGAAGCTGTTGACCAGTTAAGAATACGCTATCGGTGGAAAGTACTTGATGCGGAAAATCAGGCTATCAGGGAGCATCGCCAAAAGAAGAAAGAAACAAAGAGTAAGGCGGAAAGGGAAAGAATAGGGAAATGGGAACCTGAAAGAATGGAGAACGGAGAAACCCTGTCACAGATAGTAAGCAGAAGCAAGCACATTATACTGAAACACTGGAGCAAATGGAATGAACAGCAAAAGACCAGGGCTGCCATTCTCTTTGATAAATTCCCCAAGCTTCTGGAAGGATACAGCCTTAGCATGAAACTGACAGACATCTTCAACAAGAAGTCAGGTCTCGATGAAGCAAGGCTAAATCTCGCAAGATGGTACAATGAAGTGGAAAAGTTTGACTATATGGAGTTCAACAAGGTACTTGATACGTTTTCAAACCATAGTACGACCATCATAAATTATTTTGAAGAACGATTGACAAATGCTTCAGCGGAGTCGTTCAATGCTAAAATCAAAGCTTTTCGAAGCCAGTTAAGAGGGGTGGCTGATCTGAAATTCTTCATGTTCAGACTGGCTAGGCTATACGCTTAA
- a CDS encoding DUF4160 domain-containing protein produces the protein MSAIDIIRGILIYMYGQDHNPPHLHIKDGGNWFTITIKDRMVEGKGTAKTIRLINEYIDTHEAQLLEIWEKAQNGEKIEKVKR, from the coding sequence ATGAGCGCAATAGACATTATCCGGGGTATTCTGATATACATGTACGGGCAAGACCACAACCCACCACACCTGCACATTAAAGACGGTGGCAACTGGTTTACTATCACTATCAAAGATAGGATGGTAGAAGGTAAGGGAACAGCAAAGACTATCCGACTGATAAATGAATACATAGACACCCACGAAGCGCAATTACTTGAAATTTGGGAAAAGGCGCAAAACGGTGAGAAGATAGAAAAGGTTAAACGATAA
- a CDS encoding DUF4468 domain-containing protein, producing the protein MKKILLLLTVLCYCISMSSQVMRAEELEKYAKEKYGDSWVEAAETLSSQLTLDKNNSLTYTQIVDCGKATKEQLYVILNYWFTATFNDANSVIKLNDKELGTIIGEGFVDSISEHLGGMSRYKVSITPIIKVDIKDTKIRITYTLQYYNIIKVIGGGIISAFSDGTQRPQTNIEKWPIDTCYPFAEKDKHKAKKTSSKALVMAHAYSNVIMDKIEEVVKNGLVGNENDDW; encoded by the coding sequence ATGAAAAAGATTTTATTGCTATTAACTGTGTTGTGTTATTGTATATCTATGAGTTCCCAAGTTATGAGGGCTGAGGAATTGGAAAAATATGCAAAGGAGAAATATGGGGATAGTTGGGTTGAAGCAGCAGAAACGCTCTCATCTCAATTAACTCTTGATAAAAACAATTCTTTAACCTATACACAAATAGTAGATTGTGGAAAAGCCACAAAAGAACAATTATATGTAATTCTGAATTATTGGTTTACTGCAACATTTAATGACGCAAATTCTGTAATAAAATTAAATGATAAGGAATTAGGAACTATAATTGGAGAAGGGTTTGTGGATAGTATATCCGAACACTTAGGAGGAATGAGCCGATACAAGGTGAGTATTACTCCTATTATAAAAGTTGACATAAAAGATACTAAGATACGTATTACTTATACCCTTCAATATTATAATATTATAAAAGTTATAGGAGGTGGAATAATATCTGCATTTTCAGATGGAACTCAAAGACCGCAAACAAATATAGAAAAATGGCCTATTGATACGTGTTATCCATTCGCAGAAAAAGATAAGCATAAAGCAAAAAAAACATCCTCCAAGGCATTGGTTATGGCTCATGCCTACTCAAACGTTATTATGGATAAGATTGAGGAAGTGGTTAAAAACGGACTGGTGGGAAATGAAAATGACGATTGGTAA
- a CDS encoding Txe/YoeB family addiction module toxin, translating to MYKITLSAQAKEEYQYFVRSGNKAIINKILSLLEDIAKHPYTGIGKPESLKYDLSGKWSRRINSEHRIIYSVNDEIITVYVLSMRYHYGKK from the coding sequence ATGTACAAAATAACACTTTCCGCACAAGCAAAAGAAGAATACCAATATTTTGTACGAAGCGGTAATAAGGCTATAATAAATAAAATATTGTCACTGCTTGAAGATATTGCCAAACACCCTTATACCGGAATAGGCAAACCGGAATCTCTGAAATATGATTTGTCCGGCAAATGGTCTCGGCGTATAAATTCGGAACATCGCATTATCTATTCAGTTAATGATGAAATAATCACGGTTTATGTACTCTCTATGAGGTATCACTATGGTAAAAAATAA
- a CDS encoding DUF2442 domain-containing protein has translation MLRVVDVDYIKDYELLVTFSDGSKKKVDLKPYLTGEVFGELLDKDKFIQYGLTHTTIEWANGADLAPEFLHEIGTAA, from the coding sequence ATGTTACGAGTAGTAGATGTAGATTATATCAAAGATTATGAGCTTCTTGTAACGTTCAGTGACGGAAGCAAAAAAAAGGTTGATTTAAAACCATACCTTACAGGAGAAGTGTTTGGGGAATTGTTGGATAAGGATAAGTTCATCCAATACGGATTGACGCACACAACTATAGAATGGGCAAATGGGGCAGATTTAGCTCCGGAGTTTTTGCATGAGATTGGAACGGCTGCATAA
- a CDS encoding Rha family transcriptional regulator codes for MLDTTNELIPNQKGMTSLQIAEVTGKRHDAILRDIRNLLKQGVAAHNFVETSYTDKSNRQSPCFNLTPKGCLILASGYDAVLRERIINRLEYLENEKKVIKTPQTYLEALEALVASEKEKEQLRIETEQQQKQIEQKDAKITKLQPKADFAEAAFKAEGKVDIGQAAKILNLGFGRNTLFGKLRDAGIFFKDRNEPKQKYIDAGYFEMTLLPPIRRDNHPDILCQKVFCKPKGLAYINHLFGGKPSDGKIAKIK; via the coding sequence ATGCTTGACACAACGAATGAGTTAATTCCAAATCAGAAAGGTATGACCTCTCTTCAAATAGCAGAGGTCACGGGTAAAAGGCATGATGCTATCTTACGAGACATCAGGAACTTACTCAAACAAGGAGTAGCTGCCCACAATTTTGTGGAGACCTCTTACACTGACAAGTCTAATAGGCAAAGTCCTTGTTTTAATCTCACCCCTAAAGGCTGTCTTATTCTTGCATCAGGTTATGATGCGGTTCTGCGTGAAAGAATAATCAACCGTTTAGAATACCTCGAAAATGAGAAAAAAGTTATCAAGACTCCACAAACTTATCTTGAGGCATTGGAAGCGTTAGTAGCTTCTGAAAAGGAAAAGGAACAACTCCGTATTGAAACAGAGCAGCAACAAAAGCAAATCGAGCAGAAAGATGCAAAGATTACCAAACTCCAGCCTAAAGCCGACTTCGCCGAAGCTGCCTTCAAAGCAGAGGGCAAAGTAGACATAGGTCAAGCCGCAAAGATACTCAATCTCGGTTTTGGTAGGAACACCCTTTTCGGGAAGCTAAGGGATGCGGGCATATTCTTCAAAGACAGGAACGAGCCGAAACAAAAGTATATTGACGCAGGCTACTTTGAAATGACGCTGTTGCCGCCAATACGCAGAGACAACCACCCTGACATATTATGCCAAAAGGTGTTTTGCAAACCAAAAGGTCTTGCTTATATTAACCATCTATTTGGCGGAAAGCCTTCTGATGGGAAAATAGCAAAAATCAAATAG
- a CDS encoding nucleotidyltransferase domain-containing protein: MDKEQAIVLAKRYKEMVAERLPLKALYLYGSYSKGNYREDSDIDIAVVVEHLDDNYFEDTPLLWKLRRKISNLIEPVLLIEDMSNPLYCDIARTGILI, from the coding sequence ATGGATAAAGAACAAGCTATAGTCCTCGCTAAGCGATATAAAGAAATGGTAGCAGAAAGATTACCATTAAAGGCTCTCTATCTCTATGGCTCGTATAGCAAGGGGAATTACAGAGAGGATAGCGATATAGACATTGCAGTGGTAGTAGAGCATTTGGATGATAACTATTTTGAAGATACCCCTCTATTATGGAAACTTAGACGTAAGATAAGTAACCTTATAGAACCCGTCTTGCTTATAGAGGATATGAGTAATCCTCTTTACTGCGACATCGCAAGAACGGGCATTCTTATCTAA